In Zobellia roscoffensis, the following are encoded in one genomic region:
- a CDS encoding acyltransferase family protein, which yields MSQLAENVSKRLFSLDVFRGLTMFLLIAEAAGFHHNFSELTEGTMFSGLAHQLHHHPWNGLWFWDLIQPFFMFIVGVAMPFSLRKRLASGDRIGVTKHILRRCFLLFAFGVLLHCVYSHALVWELWNVLVQLAFTILIAYAIMNLPNKIQIGISLGLLVLTEILYRAYNPEAPYAQGHESFGSYIDMLVMGQVNDGYWVFVNFIPTAAHTIWGVVCGRILLSHISVKEKLKPFLIWGTALVVLGFSMDFAGITPIVKRIATSSFTLASGGLAILTLTLFYWLIDIKGYQKNWLKIFSVVGTNSIFIYLFAETVGVQWFRGFGQIWTEGLLAPIGISEKVIMVINAFFVLYIFWYITYFLDKHKVYFKV from the coding sequence ATGTCTCAATTAGCGGAAAATGTCTCAAAACGTCTTTTTTCTTTGGACGTTTTTCGTGGACTCACCATGTTTTTATTGATTGCCGAAGCGGCAGGATTTCACCATAATTTTTCGGAACTGACTGAAGGAACTATGTTTTCCGGTCTTGCACATCAATTACATCATCACCCGTGGAACGGACTCTGGTTTTGGGATTTGATTCAGCCTTTCTTTATGTTCATTGTTGGTGTAGCAATGCCTTTTTCTTTACGAAAGCGTTTAGCTTCGGGAGATAGAATAGGGGTCACCAAACATATTTTACGCAGATGCTTTTTATTGTTCGCGTTTGGTGTATTGTTGCATTGTGTTTATAGTCACGCACTAGTTTGGGAGCTTTGGAACGTACTGGTACAATTAGCTTTTACTATTCTCATAGCCTATGCAATTATGAATTTGCCGAATAAAATACAAATCGGTATATCATTAGGTTTGCTTGTGCTTACGGAGATATTGTATCGTGCATACAATCCGGAAGCACCTTATGCACAAGGTCACGAAAGTTTCGGTTCGTATATAGATATGTTGGTAATGGGGCAGGTAAATGATGGGTATTGGGTCTTTGTAAACTTTATTCCAACAGCGGCCCATACCATTTGGGGTGTTGTTTGTGGACGGATTTTACTATCTCATATATCGGTAAAAGAAAAACTTAAACCTTTTTTAATTTGGGGAACAGCATTGGTAGTTCTTGGTTTTTCGATGGATTTTGCAGGCATCACACCGATTGTAAAACGTATTGCAACAAGTTCTTTTACCTTGGCATCAGGTGGCTTGGCTATTTTGACATTAACACTTTTCTATTGGCTTATTGATATAAAAGGATATCAAAAGAATTGGCTTAAGATTTTCTCTGTAGTGGGCACTAACTCTATTTTTATCTATCTCTTTGCCGAGACAGTGGGCGTACAGTGGTTTAGGGGATTTGGACAAATCTGGACAGAAGGCTTGCTTGCACCCATTGGTATTTCCGAAAAAGTAATTATGGTCATCAATGCTTTCTTTGTACTGTACATCTTTTGGTACATAACTTACTTTTTGGACAAACATAAGGTGTATTTTAAAGTATAG
- a CDS encoding 3-keto-disaccharide hydrolase produces the protein MNRTKIALFIFSMALMACNSTKPTVAEAGWEDMFNGKSLDGWTTKIHHYETGDNFGDTFRAEDGMIKVRYDKYEGDFNDRFGHLYFDKPYSSFHLSMEYRFVGDLHPGAPIFTEMNSGVMYHSQDPRTMLKEQNWPISVEMQFLGGIKEGEARPTGNMCSPGTEIEYEGKIYLSHCLRSSSKTYYGDQWVKAELIVRGDSLVTQIINGQVVLEYTKPQVGGGTVVGYDPKQKEDGKLLKEGMIALQSEGQPIDFRNVKIKNLEP, from the coding sequence ATGAATCGCACGAAAATTGCTCTTTTTATCTTTTCTATGGCCCTAATGGCCTGTAATTCTACCAAGCCAACCGTTGCTGAAGCTGGTTGGGAAGACATGTTTAACGGTAAGAGCCTGGATGGATGGACCACAAAAATTCATCATTATGAAACAGGTGATAATTTTGGTGATACGTTCCGTGCTGAAGATGGTATGATCAAGGTACGTTATGATAAATATGAAGGCGATTTTAACGACAGATTTGGACATTTATATTTTGACAAGCCGTACTCTAGTTTTCATTTGTCCATGGAATATAGATTTGTGGGAGACCTTCATCCGGGTGCGCCCATTTTTACAGAGATGAACAGTGGTGTCATGTACCATTCTCAAGACCCAAGAACGATGTTGAAAGAACAGAACTGGCCCATTTCCGTAGAAATGCAGTTTCTTGGCGGAATAAAAGAAGGCGAAGCTAGGCCTACAGGTAATATGTGCTCCCCAGGAACTGAAATTGAATATGAGGGCAAGATTTACCTAAGCCATTGTTTACGATCTTCTTCCAAAACCTATTATGGCGACCAATGGGTAAAAGCCGAATTGATTGTTAGAGGAGATTCTTTGGTAACGCAAATTATTAATGGGCAAGTAGTTTTGGAATACACCAAACCCCAAGTAGGTGGAGGTACCGTTGTTGGTTATGATCCCAAACAAAAAGAAGATGGCAAACTGTTGAAAGAAGGTATGATCGCTTTGCAGAGCGAAGGGCAGCCTATCGACTTTAGAAATGTTAAAATCAAAAATTTAGAACCTTAA
- the gloA2 gene encoding SMU1112c/YaeR family gloxylase I-like metalloprotein, whose translation MAFNKIHHIAIICSDYQKSKHFYVEILGLKILNEVFRKERESYKLDLALNGEYILELFSFPNPPQRPSRPEAQGLRHLAFEVDNVSEERERLIKKGVDVEPIRTDEFTGRKFTFFADPDDLPLELYEK comes from the coding sequence ATGGCCTTCAATAAAATTCATCATATTGCCATTATTTGCTCAGACTATCAAAAGTCCAAGCACTTTTATGTTGAAATTCTGGGCTTGAAAATATTAAATGAAGTATTCAGAAAAGAACGAGAATCATATAAATTAGATCTTGCTCTTAATGGAGAGTATATCTTAGAGCTTTTTTCGTTTCCTAATCCACCGCAACGTCCTTCACGGCCAGAAGCTCAAGGTCTGCGCCATTTAGCCTTTGAAGTGGATAATGTTTCAGAAGAAAGAGAAAGACTTATTAAAAAAGGAGTAGATGTTGAACCCATCAGAACCGATGAATTCACAGGCCGCAAATTTACTTTCTTTGCGGACCCAGATGACCTTCCTCTTGAACTCTACGAAAAATAG
- a CDS encoding S41 family peptidase produces MKKMLGKKILIPAFAIVVLVAGSSFVKSDFFEIAKQIEIFTTLFKELNMNYVDETNPAELMDTAIKNMLDDLDPYTKFLNEQDVETYRINNAGEYSGIGALVRSFKDRLLIVEPYKDYPADKAGLKAGDEIIKIGAIKVSDFDDNASELLKGANNTAVEVTYNRQGETKVATITRAAVEVDAVPFYKMIDEKTGYIVLSRFNAKASAQTKEALVDLKGEGAEKIVLDLRDNPGGLLSEAINVTNLFVEKGELIVTTKSKVKKFNTEYKTRNKPVDMDIPLVVLVNGSSASASEIVSGGLQDLDRAVVMGARSFGKGLVQRPLKLTYGTQLKVTISRYYTPSGRCIQSLDYWNRDEDGNAVKKNNFKDFTTRNGRKVQDGGGVLPDIEVASAKANQLTTALMNNNVIFDYATNYFYKHQIKDVSSFKFTDADYKEFKSFVSKSDFSYETKTEKTLKAAMTNKEEVIFNDAIENDFRALLLDIEKSKIVALDDYQREIKSKLEDEIVKRYFYREGLYDYYLKNDDAILAATELLGNEDKYWGILK; encoded by the coding sequence ATGAAAAAAATGCTCGGCAAAAAAATACTGATTCCTGCCTTTGCAATAGTCGTTTTAGTGGCTGGCAGTAGTTTTGTAAAAAGTGATTTCTTCGAAATTGCCAAGCAAATTGAAATTTTCACTACCCTGTTCAAGGAATTGAACATGAATTATGTAGATGAGACCAACCCGGCAGAACTTATGGATACCGCCATAAAGAACATGCTAGATGATCTTGACCCCTACACTAAATTCCTAAACGAACAAGACGTAGAAACCTATCGCATTAATAATGCCGGTGAATATTCTGGAATTGGGGCTTTGGTACGCTCTTTTAAGGACAGGTTGTTGATTGTTGAGCCCTACAAAGATTATCCTGCAGATAAAGCTGGACTTAAAGCTGGTGATGAAATTATTAAAATTGGCGCCATAAAGGTTTCGGATTTTGACGATAACGCTAGTGAACTTTTAAAAGGAGCCAATAATACTGCAGTTGAAGTTACCTATAACAGACAAGGCGAAACTAAAGTAGCCACAATTACCCGTGCCGCTGTAGAGGTTGACGCCGTTCCGTTCTATAAAATGATAGATGAAAAGACGGGATACATTGTACTATCTCGGTTTAACGCCAAAGCATCTGCACAGACCAAAGAAGCTCTAGTGGACCTAAAAGGAGAAGGAGCAGAAAAAATCGTATTAGATTTAAGAGATAATCCCGGGGGTTTACTTTCAGAGGCAATTAATGTTACCAATCTTTTTGTAGAAAAAGGCGAACTGATCGTAACCACAAAATCGAAAGTAAAAAAATTCAATACCGAGTATAAGACTAGAAACAAGCCTGTAGATATGGACATCCCACTGGTAGTCTTAGTAAATGGTAGTAGTGCTTCCGCTAGCGAAATTGTTTCCGGGGGTTTGCAGGATTTAGATCGTGCAGTGGTCATGGGCGCACGTAGCTTCGGAAAGGGGCTTGTACAGCGGCCTTTGAAGCTTACTTATGGCACACAATTAAAAGTTACTATAAGTCGCTATTACACGCCTTCTGGACGTTGTATACAGTCATTGGACTACTGGAACCGGGATGAAGACGGTAACGCTGTTAAAAAGAATAATTTTAAGGACTTTACCACTCGTAATGGCCGTAAGGTACAAGATGGTGGTGGCGTTTTACCAGATATTGAAGTGGCATCCGCGAAAGCGAACCAATTGACCACGGCTCTTATGAACAACAATGTTATTTTTGATTACGCTACAAACTATTTCTACAAGCATCAAATAAAGGATGTGTCCAGTTTTAAATTCACTGATGCCGATTATAAAGAGTTTAAATCCTTTGTATCTAAAAGTGATTTCTCATACGAGACTAAAACCGAAAAAACATTGAAAGCTGCAATGACCAACAAAGAAGAGGTCATTTTTAACGATGCTATTGAAAACGACTTTAGAGCCTTGTTATTAGATATCGAAAAGAGTAAAATTGTTGCTTTAGACGATTATCAAAGAGAAATAAAAAGCAAACTAGAAGATGAAATCGTAAAACGTTATTTCTATCGTGAAGGCCTTTATGATTATTACCTAAAAAACGATGATGCCATCTTAGCGGCTACCGAACTTTTGGGTAATGAAGACAAATATTGGGGCATCTTGAAATAA
- the rnpA gene encoding ribonuclease P protein component, which produces MSDFTFPKKEKLKSKKLIEQLFAEGKSVSVFPIKLIYLPVQFTEDTRLKAGVTAPKKNFKSAVKRNRIKRLMRESYRGNKHLVFNNSEGSFAFLFLYLGRDMPSQGKVEKTMKEVLKRFLNKNTPDTGIQN; this is translated from the coding sequence ATGTCCGACTTCACTTTCCCGAAAAAAGAAAAGCTGAAAAGTAAAAAGCTTATCGAGCAATTATTTGCCGAGGGGAAGTCAGTTTCTGTATTTCCAATCAAACTAATTTATCTTCCTGTTCAATTTACAGAAGACACACGCTTAAAGGCTGGAGTTACCGCTCCCAAAAAGAATTTTAAAAGTGCGGTAAAACGAAATCGTATTAAGCGCTTAATGCGAGAAAGTTATAGAGGTAACAAACACCTTGTTTTTAACAATAGTGAAGGCTCTTTTGCGTTTCTATTTTTATACCTTGGTAGAGATATGCCATCTCAAGGCAAAGTTGAAAAAACGATGAAAGAGGTACTGAAGCGTTTTTTAAACAAAAATACTCCAGATACAGGCATACAGAATTAG